GCAGCAGCCGGCCGAGCGCGGGCAGCTCGAGGACGTACACGTCCAGGTCGCGGGCCGGCCCGGTGAGCTCCTGCAGGCCCGCGAAGGCCGCGGCGAACCGCGCGGCCGTCGCCGGCGGCAGGACCCCCTTGAGCTGGCCGAGCGCCGAGCGGGTGCGGCGCACCGCGACGCGCACGTCGTGCAGGAACTCCGGGTCGGTGTCGGCGCGCACGCCGGGGAGGTTGGCCTCGAGCGTGCCCAGCAGGTGCAGCAGCAGCGCCCTCGCGGCGTCGCGCGCCGGCGCGGCCGGATCGAGCGGGACGCGGACCTTGCCCGAGTAGTCCCGGGGCGCGCGGCCGAGCGGCTCGAGCAGCGCGGCGACCGTATCCGCCGGGGCCGGCTCGACATCGGGCCAGGCCGCTGCCAGAGCGCGCAGCGGCGCGGCCTGGGCGGTGTCGGGCGTGACCAGCGCCGGGCGCAGCGGCAGGCACGGCTCGGCGCCTGGCGCCGCGACCAGCGCGGCCTCGTGCGAGAGGACCAGCGGCTGCGCCCGGCCGGAGACCGTCAGTTCGAGGCGCGTCACCGTGACGCTGCCCGTTGCCAGCGGCAGCAGCGCGCGCGGTTCGACGAGCGGCGCGAGACGCTCGCGGAGCGTGCCGGGTGGCAGGTCGCGGATCCAGCGCGGCACGCCGCCGGTGCGCGCGGCGGCGAGCGGCCGTCCCCCCTGGAGGGGCCTCAGGCGCAGGTGCGGCGGCGGACCGCCGGCCGCGTCCAGCCGCACGCCGGCGCGGTGCAGCCGCCAGTCGAAGGTGTCGAGCAGCGTGATCCGCTCGGTGCGCGCGCCCGCGACGCGCACGTGCCCCAGCGGCGCGAGGCGCTCGGCCAGCTCCTCGACGCCCAGCCCGGCGGGGAGAACGTGGACGGCCATCCGTCAGCGGAGGTTGCGCTTGCCCGGGGTGAGCGCCGTGCGCTTGCGCAGGCGGGTCGCGGTCTTGAGGCGCTTCTCCGCGAGGCGGATGAGCAGCTCCTGGCACCCGGGGGCGTCGCCGGCCTTCTTCGGCGGCGTGCGCTGGACGTAGGTGCCGTCGGGCCGCATGTCCCAGGCGCT
The bacterium genome window above contains:
- a CDS encoding CHAD domain-containing protein, translating into MAVHVLPAGLGVEELAERLAPLGHVRVAGARTERITLLDTFDWRLHRAGVRLDAAGGPPPHLRLRPLQGGRPLAAARTGGVPRWIRDLPPGTLRERLAPLVEPRALLPLATGSVTVTRLELTVSGRAQPLVLSHEAALVAAPGAEPCLPLRPALVTPDTAQAAPLRALAAAWPDVEPAPADTVAALLEPLGRAPRDYSGKVRVPLDPAAPARDAARALLLHLLGTLEANLPGVRADTDPEFLHDVRVAVRRTRSALGQLKGVLPPATAARFAAAFAGLQELTGPARDLDVYVLELPALGRLL